The Pradoshia eiseniae genome window below encodes:
- a CDS encoding DUF6063 family protein produces the protein MNAEILKKASSVYFTLLKDKVIDETSEHFQSYYEPDVRQAVMMLADESGTFIIESPKRIHLVVQPTGSVFATNFTHMKERHRHIENKKHFHLMSVIIMSFMAMIDKNQAAKIRTKREGITFYALERHVNELMSKWASMLKEDPSIAHDQMIDMQEIVTTWTHMEVDTDEFSVRKGNRRTRIGVIAGAMKLLETEGLIIVLDREDIPKALPKTEIFERIEYLYHDYDRYEQMKQLVASEEEEYAEDPSN, from the coding sequence ATGAACGCAGAAATCCTGAAAAAAGCGTCCTCCGTATACTTTACTTTATTAAAAGATAAAGTCATCGATGAGACTAGCGAACATTTTCAATCCTATTATGAACCTGATGTCAGGCAGGCAGTCATGATGCTGGCTGATGAGTCAGGAACCTTTATCATTGAATCCCCAAAAAGGATCCATCTTGTCGTGCAGCCGACCGGCTCGGTGTTTGCGACGAATTTTACCCATATGAAGGAAAGACACCGTCATATCGAGAATAAGAAACATTTTCATTTGATGAGTGTCATCATCATGAGCTTTATGGCGATGATTGACAAAAATCAGGCGGCAAAAATCAGAACAAAGCGTGAAGGCATTACCTTTTATGCACTGGAGCGCCATGTAAATGAACTGATGTCAAAATGGGCTTCCATGCTGAAGGAGGACCCGTCGATTGCACATGATCAAATGATTGATATGCAGGAAATCGTAACGACGTGGACGCATATGGAAGTCGATACAGATGAGTTCAGTGTCCGTAAGGGAAACCGCCGCACAAGAATCGGCGTGATAGCCGGTGCGATGAAGCTTCTTGAGACAGAAGGCTTAATTATTGTCCTTGATCGTGAGGATATACCGAAAGCTCTGCCGAAAACAGAGATTTTTGAGCGCATCGAGTATCTATACCATGATTATGACCGCTATGAGCAAATGAAACAGTTGGTGGCGAGCGAGGAGGAAGAATATGCCGAAGATCCATCGAATTAG